The following are encoded together in the Oncorhynchus clarkii lewisi isolate Uvic-CL-2024 chromosome 25, UVic_Ocla_1.0, whole genome shotgun sequence genome:
- the LOC139383755 gene encoding potassium channel subfamily K member 3-like, which produces MKKQNVRTLVLIMSIFTYLLVGAAVFDTLESKQERSQKRKLDERKWELIQKYNLTKVNFDELEVVMLQLKPHKAGVQWKFAGSFYFAITVITTIGYGHAAPSTDSGKVFCMFYALLGIPLTLVMFQSMGERINTLVRFLFHRVKQCLGLHHTEVSMANMVTVGFFSCMSTLCVGAAAFSHYEGWSFFHAYYYCFITLTTIGFGDYVALQKDHALQNDPRYVAFCFVYILTGLTVIGAFLNLVVLRFLMMNTEDERRDAEQKALLSTRGEKNADGGLSAVSVSASTSSSTPLATTTGGTKRGPKDVYNEVLGFQTVCSCLWYRSRENLQGQGSIPMIINRDLGFSDQYVENCTMLSPQWDMMSSHYCEPGDTGCVCSPNQCISSIASGLNFLTPFRAFAKRRSSV; this is translated from the exons ATGAAGAAACAGAACGTACGTACCCTCGTTCTCATCATGAGCATCTTTACCTACCTGCTGGTCGGGGCAGCCGTCTTCGACACTCTGGAGTCGAAACAAGAGAGAAGCCAAAAGAGAAAGCTGGACGAGAGGAAGTGGGAGTTAATACAGAAATACAACTTGACCAAAGTGAACTTTGACGAGCTCGAAGTCGTGATGCTGCAACTGAAACCGCACAAAGCCGGGGTGCAGTGGAAATTCGCCGGATCTTTTTACTTTGCTATCACTGTGATAACTACAATAG ggTACGGCCATGCTGCGCCCAGCACGGACTCAGGGAAGGTGTTCTGCATGTTCTACGCCCTCCTGGGGATCCCCCTGACCCTTGTCATGTTCCAGAGCATGGGAGAACGCATCAACACACTGGTCCGCTTCCTTTTCCATCGGGTCAAGCAGTGTCTGGGCCTGCACCACACCGAGGTGTCCATGGCCAACATGGTGACCGTCGGCTTCTTCTCCTGCATGTCAACGCTGTGTGTCGGGGCGGCAGCCTTCTCCCACTATGAGGGCTGGAGCTTCTTCCAcgcctactactactgcttcatCACCCTGACCACCATCGGCTTCGGGGACTACGTGGCGCTGCAGAAGGACCACGCCTTGCAGAACGACCCGCGCTACGTGGCCTTCTGCTTCGTATACATCTTGACGGGACTCACCGTGATCGGCGCCTTCCTCAACCTGGTTGTGTTGAGGTTCCTGATGATGAACACAGAGGACGAACGGCGCGACGCCGAGCAGAAAGCCCTCCTCTCCACGAGGGGTGAGAAGAACGCTGACGGCGGTCTGTCTGCTGTTTCTGTCTCggcctccacttcctcctccactcccctaGCCACTACTACCGGCGGCACCAAGCGAGGCCCGAAGGATGTGTACAACGAGGTGCTGGGCTTCCAGACAGTGTGTTCGTGTCTGTGGTACCGCAGCAGGGAGAATCTGCAGGGCCAGGGATCCATCCCAATGATTATAAACCGGGACCTGGGCTTCTCTGACCAATACGTAGAGAACTGTACCATGCTCTCCCCTCAATGGGACATGATGTCCTCTCACTACTGTGAGCCAGGTGATACAGGGTGTGTATGCAGCCCTAACCAGTGCATCAGTTCCATAGCCTC